Within the Periophthalmus magnuspinnatus isolate fPerMag1 chromosome 7, fPerMag1.2.pri, whole genome shotgun sequence genome, the region AATTGAAACCACAAACTACAGTTAATTCAAActagtatatttttttctatctaaacaaataaaccataaaccaaaaaaatagGTATGTGGTGGGGCACTCTGTTGACAGTTCTAGGCTTAACATTTCACAGACATGACAAAATGAGTGTGAGCGCTTACTGTGTAGAGAATGAGGACAGAGCAGAACTGAATGAGGCTGTACATGGCCACATATCTGAAGAGACTAAAGGATGTGACCAGAGAACAGCGCCCTTccctgcacacagacacatgtagTTAGACATGATACTGTACCGTCCACACCACCTACACTAAGGTGTTCTCTGACCTGATGAGCAGAGGGACACAGCTGATGTTCTGGATCTTGGAGGTGAATGGTGAAGCCACAGATGCCTCTGCCTCAGACAGAGAGATGCCCACATCAGCAGCTCTCAGAGCCCCACAATCATTGGCTCCATCTCCACACATGCCCACCCTATACCTATGTGGCAAATAGCTCAAGTTATGTACTGTggtttaaaagcacaaattaGCTTGTGCAATGATGTAGTGCAGATGCAACTCACTTAAGTTTTCGTAATTCCTTCACCAGCTGGGTTTTTTGATTCGGAGCCATGCGAGCAAAAACTGTAGTCCTCATTAAAACCTATAAAAACCATCAAATGTAAGCTCCTTTTTCTGAATGGTGTTTGTAATTATGTGTCCTTACCTTAGGTAGTTCCTCTGGAAAGTAGTCACTAAGGGCAGCGAATGACTTGCCATTGATGGCTAAGTGATAGTTGTACCCACTCTGATAGAGGCCCTGACAACAGACCAGAATAAAAACAGGTCAATCCACTGGTCTCTTTAGAGCTACACTTTGTATTCTTCTTCTGCGCATCATTTTCATTGagataaaatattataaagcaccattaccacacacacatatatatatatatatatatataaaaaaaatgtttgccTGCCCTGGGTGAAGAGACCTACATGTGTGATGACTTCTACATTGTCCTGAGCAGCAGCGCCATCGTCCTCTAGGCTGTACCTCAGGGTGGGGCGAGACTGGGGAGTGTGGGGCGAAGCTTTGACAAAGATCACTCTCTCATCAGATCCAATCATTCCACAGTTCTTTGCAACATTCACTGCAGTTAATATGTTATCACCTGCAAGGATAGGGTACAGTTGTAAGTGTAATGGACTGAGTCCTAAGACAAAGAGAACTGGAAGATACAACGGTGTAAGATTGTGGTATGTGGTATTGGTGGTGATCAGAAAAgagttaaataataattaattagtCTTACAAAGCAGTGTAAATATGCTTCAGTGATACATGATCCCAATTCACAACAAAAATGTAAGGAAAGTATAccttaaaaacaataataccATAGTTTCCATAtgaagataataaaaataaaggattaATATAGCATACCTGTGACCATAATGGTCCGCAGACAGGCCAGCTTGAGCATGTTGATGACACCAGGAGTCTCTGTTTTCACTAGGTTCTTCATCATCAGCAGGCCCAGGAAGTGCAGGTCTTTCTCTACTTCCTCTCTATGGAGTAAACACATCACTGGATTAATGtctttgcacatttaaaaaaagaaacattcttGACTCACCGTTGAATGGTATTTAAGTCCATATCTAAAGCTATTGGTTTATAGCCAAGTGCAAGAACCCTTAACCCATCCTTGGAGAATTTCGACAATGTGGTGGTAAACTGTGCCGGCACTGAATCAAAAAGGGGAACAATTGCTTATAGTAGTTTATtaatatgaatcaatttaattcaatttaacactgaacatgaaaacaaaagtaaagttaCTGACCAGTTTCCTCTTTGCAAAGGCTCGCCACCATCTCTGGAGACCCTTTGAGAAAAGCTACCACTGACTGTCTCCCTGGGGTCACAGTCACCACACTCATCCTCTGAAGGGCTGAGCTGAAAGCAAAGCGCCGGACAATGGCCAGAGCCTGGACACAAAATACATGGAGCAAGTTAAAGAACTGCCACTGTTGCTCAAAGATGTGGTTTTATTGTAATGGGAACTCATACAGTTGTGTGCTTTTGTGAGGGAGGATTCATCATTGCCAGAATTCTATGACCTCCAAACTCAGAATCAGTAGTATGTCTGTTCCCAAGAGGCTCATCCAGAGTCTGCAAAATAGATATTGAATGTACAAATGAGTTATATAGTTTCAGATTTTAGCCCTTATTATTCATCAGTTCAATTTTAAAGAATGAAAATGTACTAATATTCTTGTTGCTGGTTTATTGGACCCTTTGGACATGCATAATTTGTAACATTTGTATTGGATATGCacagaataaacaaaacatctgaattaaaaataattacccAGCCAGTAGATTCTACCATCTTGAGCTCCAGAGGGTCTCCTACAGGGTTCCCATGCAGCAAAGTGAGAGTGTGGCAACAAGCCAGAGCTGAAAGCATAGGCCCCgggtgaaggagggaggggtcGGGGACTAGCTCAGAAAAACCAACACTATTGCCCTCCATTATACCCCACACATCCAGACCGTCTTCTGTTAAAGTTCCAGTCTGGGGGGCACAATTAATAGTAGTCACTACCTAGTAAAAATTATTACTGAATGTAAAACAATTATTGAAGGACAATATTCACACCATTCACACCATGTTTAAAATTTTTGTTTAAACAACATTATTTTAGTTAGAGCTGTATTTATAGATTACAGTTCTGCTTTTGATTTATAAGAGTTATTGCTAGTTAATTTTAAGCAGTACAGAAAACATTTAGTAGAATATGCTTTTATGACCCCAGGAGGAATAGCCACTGTCAAATGCTAATGACTTGGAAAtgctaataaacaaataatctATGAGCAACTCAACACTGCTTAAGTTGACATTTACCTTGTCAAAGCAGAAAACAGACACCTTGCCGCTGATGTTAATACGAGGAGGGCTGATGCAGAAGACGTTCAGATTCTTGAGTCGCTTTTGGGCATAAATAGTAGCTGTAGTGATGGCAGCAGGCAGAGCAGGGGGCACCACGATGGTCACAATGTCCAGGGACCGCACAAATATGTCCTTCAGAGAGGCCTGAGCAGAACGAATGAGACGTCAATGGACTGCAAGAATGACAATATTATTTTAGTTGACACTTACATTGTATTTGATGAATAGGAGAATGCTATAAATAGTTCCCATGCATGCTAAAATAAAAGATACATCCAAAATTTAAACATGAAGGCAAAAGCAACAGATGAGGGGAAAACTACAGCACTTTTATTTCTTACCTATTACACCCAGAAAGAGGAGAAACTTGGAAGCATCTCGATTGAAGCGAAAGTCTGAATCCTGAGGATACAAAATGGAGCTCACCAAATTCCCTTTGGCTGTGAAAAATCCTGCAGAAACAGTTTGAGAGCATGGTTCACTTTTGATGGACAGCAATTTCAACATGTTGGTACAGTGCATGAATATACCAGTGCTGGTGACTACGGCAACCGCCGGACTGCCCTCCAgccctcctccttttccctgGATGACTTGCGTGCCACAGAACAGTGTGTATCGACGCTCTGTTTCAGAATTGTATCTCTGATCTCCAGCAGGCAGAGGTGTTTTTAAAACAGGAACGCTCTCACCTAAAAACAGTTCATAGTATAGTACATAGTATAGTAGCCTGTACAGTACTACACAGCTATACCCAAATCATTTACCTGGTactataaactaaactaaaaaccgTGACTGTTAATGAGGAGACACTGTTCATAAACAggacatagtaaaaataaagttccCCATCCAGTTTCCCCATTgtagaataaataaaagtaatctTCTCATCTTAACTTGCATGTACCACCATATGTGCCAAGTAATGAATGTTTATGTTGTTGTCATTAGTGTAACTCCAGTCCCAACAGATGATTACCTGTGAGCATGCTCTCATTGACCAGACATTCCCCAGACAGCAGGGCAGCATCACAGGGTAGAAGCAGGCCCTCAGCGGGGATGAGCACACAGTCTCCAGGAACCAAGTCCACTGAGCTCAcaatctgctcctctgacaaaAGCCTATCATTAACATTCTTTTACAAATCATTTTAACACACTGCATCTCACAGCCATTGTGACTTCAGGGTTATCCGTCTTATGTGGTTTTAACCCATGTTGCCATCATTAGTATTGGATTGTGTTAGTGTTGCAATTACAATGCATTTTGTACATAAGGTTTTTCATCATTTGTGTATAATGATACTACTACAAGTTTACTATTGCGTTATACCCTATCCGGGGTTTAATTTTCCTCTATGTTGTAACACTGTCTCACCTCCTGAGCTTTTGCGGATCTTAACATCCACAACCAGACGAGCCATGTTGTGAAGAGTAACACTTTGCTGAAAAGACCATGAGAAGCTAGTAAAGTTAttcattataataataaatatatccaTTATTTAATTCTTATTATGAGCATACCTTGCGGATCTCATATAGTGAAACGCCAATGGAGATTAGGGAGATCACAATTATACATacagcataataataatagtgatcaGACATCCACAGGATGATGCTGGCTAACtggaaaatgtaaaaaggaTTCAGAACCTGAAAGAGAAAGGGACAGATATAAGACATTCTTTTTACTAAAATATTATTCGACATGATACAATTACAATACCTCTTCAAACAGAAGTTGGATGTAAGACTTAACAGGCACATCTATAAGGTTGGAACCATATACTCGTCTCCTGAGAGAGAAGTTGCGAGAGGTTGAAAAGTGCTTTGGGTGACTTACATTTTTGGATTTTATGTAGCTAGCTACATATTTGACACATCAAATATCATTGTCTAGGCAAAGTGTACACCACTTACAAGAATAAATTAGAAcaataactttaataaaatgtacatttagtTAGCCTCCTCACAGTAACCATGTATATACACAGCTGTCTCACTTTTACCTGAAAATTTGCTCCTGAGGGCTCAGCCCTTTTTGGAAGCCATGCAGATCCTGGCATGTCCAATCCTCATTGAGGATACTAGAAAGAAAACATATATATCCTTTTGTGAAATaagagcaacaaaaacaatacaaaatgacAGGGAAGTAACAGTATAATGGTGACAAATGTGAGCCAATACCTAACGCGAACGAACGATTCCTTTCTGTCCAGCCACACATATCGCAGTCCATCAAGAATGTAGTAGCGCAGCAGCGTTTTCTAAAAGACAACAAAACAATACTTACAGATATTTCCAAGTATAAACAACTCAACATTTTCTGTACCTGGTCCTGCTGATACAACTGAACAGTGTCTCTTGACTCATTGTCATCCAATTCTCCCAACATCTCCCAACTAAAAGACACAGACCACATTTGTCACAAGCATTTGTCCAGATACATCAGAAATAATTAGGTGTGATTATAGCTGACCTTCCTTCCTCCATTTCTTCAGTGTGAACTTTCACTACATGCTGCTTGTTACCACTGTCCTGAGGAAACATATATGTCACATATATTAgaccaaactaaaaaaaaaaaagagaagaaaatgctTGTTAAAAATGCCACACAGGCCAGTTTCAGGCTGCTAGACCAACTGTGTAATTACTGCTGTTTgtgtattgttaaaatgtatttaattgtgttgtgtttgctaTTATTATTTAGGGGAGGACAAGAGAGGGACAAGATCATTCTTCAGAGACTAAAATCTCACACATCTAAAAATACAGTTGTTCATCATTTTCATTGAACCTTAAAATAGCTAAGCCATGGCAATCTACTAAATGTTGAAGCATTAAATAATCAACTTTGATTGTTAAGAATTAGACATGCAGTTCATTGGGCTTGACAAAACAGCACTTCCATGAGATGTTTCTGTAAAAGTAAGCATTCATATTTCACATTCTCACTTTTATGCTGACTGTAGATGCTACTACCATGATATCCAAGTAAAACTTGGTATCATGTCTGAGTAAGAATGGCTTTACTTGTATGAGGAGTACATCAGCCATTGCCAAGGGACAGGGAGAACCGCGAGCAAGGACCCCCAGCCGTGGGCGCCAGTAAAACAACAAGGCCAGGAGGCCCCCGGTCAATAAAGCCAGCACCCGGCACAACCACACACGCCATCGCACCCACTTGTAGCCCCGCGCATCCTGCAAAGAGATTATTATTAcgttaagaaaataaagacatTCCCAGATGCAAGATAACTCTATACACTGACTATGAACTAGGGTtgtcaataaaaatgtatcCCAGACATGAATTGCTATTAAAATACTATTTAAttatgatacacatttgagaaGGTACTGAAAAAATGTCATAAACAGGATCAAGTTGGAcgttgtatttttaattataaaaatgaGTATGAAGCCTTTGAGtgctgaaatcaagtttgaagtgttactatcatgacaaaaaaacaattttgaACATGCAACCTGAAAAATGCTTACCATATGTGAatcaggacagagcagagggcagTGAGCACAGGGAGTGGGCAGCTCACTTGGGGGCTCCCCTCGGCTGCCTGCAGAACAAATTCCACACATAAATAATGAGTAAATACATAACTAGTATGTAAACAAGTCCACTCAAAATTTGCATACTGTGAGCATATAacttatctgtgtgtgtgtataaataacTATATAACAAGCAAAAACACAATTGCCAAAACTAAAGTTAAAGAAAATGTCTTtccaattaaaatataaattaattttCTGATTTATCAATAAAATTAGACAGTAGTAATTCACACTACTATATGGAaagccattttttttaaaatgctttCTGTATAGGAAGTGCTGTGTAAATACAAGGCATCTTTTCTTGAGGGGAGTTTTTACCCAACCCtgatgatttgaacatttttataatCAGATTTGTAGTCTAATTTCAAAACAAATGGAAACATGGATAAAACTCCCACTGTCAAAAGAATGCAACTAGAATACAATTATAACCAGCCACCCAAAAACACAGATAAGAAATACTTGTTATCTATATCCTTTAAACAATTATGAGGCTCTTTAACAGTGCAATAAAGGAGTAGTTAAAGTTTAAAACTATACTAACTATAACCAGGCAATTAATAACCATCTATGCAACTAACATAAAATGACGCGACATTTCCGCACAGCAAAATCTTAAAGTGTACTTACGTAATTCCTCAACGTGTTATTTATTAAACACGAAGTTTTATTCAAGTATGAAGAGGAAACATATATAACCAGAAAACATAAATCAGCTGCGCAGCTGCCCCGTCTCTCCGCGGCAGCAGTACATTTCCGCCGGGTCACTGGAGAGAGTGCCTGCCGCTGACATACCTGTTCAACCGGCTCTGCTCATCCCCCTCTACAAATTAGAATAGGCGTTTCACCCGGGACACACTCCACAGGCACAGGCTAAACTAAAACGAAACTGAGTCACCTAAACTGTGTGATCAAGTTGTAGTTTATAAGCCAGTTAGAACAGCCGCATAATAAACAACACACAGGCTGTGATATTCTACGGGCTACACTACACTGTTCACaatttcttttgcttttgtaaagcacatatttttttataaaatggaCAGAGAAAAAGTCTAAGGATTTTCCTAGAAACAGTGCAGTGACCTGCTCGAAATGCAGTCTGCAGCATCtagcaaaaaacacacaaagcaaCATTAAGTAGACTTGAATGAAACATCATACCCTAATAATTACTAGCATAAACtagtgtgtatatgtatatatatacatataactAGCATAAACTACCAATAAAAAGCCTATCTCTTACAAAGGGAAACACAGTCCGAGTAATACccatttaaatgaacaaaactttAGGCTAAACTATTTGAAAATGGTACCTTTGTTAGGTTTCAGagactagaatgtgatgattaaaaacaacgcaactaaagtaaatatagaataCAGTATCAATATGGAATGTGACTACTTAACCTACCTacctaatatttattttatttacctttatttaaccaggataaaaaaaaaaaactcattgagattaaaaaatCTTTTTCAAGAGTGTCCTGGCCAAGAAGCAAAACACGCACAGGACACAGACATACTCATACTAAACAtatacacagcacacacagtcaCAAGATAAAACATCAGACCTAATTGAAACATTTGCAAATTGAAAGTTTGCTTTCATAGTCAATTAAAAGTCTCTTAAATGAGTTCAATGAGATCATATCCTTTAAGTTCAAGTCTCTCTGCAAATCATTCCAAGATTGCGCTGCAGAGTGTCTAAAAGTCTTTTTTCCCAGCTCAGTGCGAACTCTGGGCACAGAGAGCAGGAACAAGTCCTGAGAGCGCAGACTGTAAGCAGTACTACGCTTTACTTCTATGAGCTGTTGAATGCTCTTCTTCGCAAAAAGATTTTATAGCGAAGGGGATGGTAAATTCTGCATTGtaattgaaactgaaactgaaatccGATCATAAACTTGTGTTCAGCAGTTGTCAGGTCTGGTTACTTcttgcacaaaatggcaaagtCTGGCCAACTGCACATGACCGAGAAAGAGGATCATGTGAAAACTGCTGCCTGATGATGATGACTCATTAGATTTCGAACCATAGTGGCCCAAGTATCCAGAGAGGGAAACGTCAAAATAGACCCTATAACACAAAACAGTAGTGTTCCTCCAAATGTTGCAGCTCACTGATGATGGCTGGACAACCACATGCTAAACAGGGTACAAAAGTCAGGACCTCCCAAGAAGGCTTTCCACTGAATATTGTAAGTTTACTAGTCAACTATGGTTTTGGATTCAACCTTAAAAAGGGAAGTGACTCAGCAGTAATGAGCAGACAAGACAGATAAGCAAAAGCACCAGATTAAGAACATAAAGGGGAAAACTAACATTGgctatgtgtgtaatccctcagtcgtccaggtctgatccatagcaaaaaaataaaaaataaaaatctgtcacctggatagatttaaggcagtgtccatcagtaatctgaccagaactgaagatgcagcttggatgagcagccaaatatCTCCAATcctacaaccttttgtccagttgacagattttatttttcttttgcaacaTCGGCTAATGGTGAGGTAATAGCTGAATTCCACGCaaataaacattaattaaatttaattaaaagtgtttgCTATTCAGAATATTCAGATTAATACACTTTATCAGGTGCAGTAACAATGACATTGTGCTCAATCTAATCTAGTGCAAACTTAACATAATGTCACCATTGTGCAAGTACAAGGCTTGTAAACAGATAGCTATTTTAACAAAGATAATGTACTGATTTATTTGATACTTTTGCCACAATGCTGACAGTCTGATAATGATGTTACATATCTAGAAAAATGTAGCCTCCAACCCCTTTCGTTGCTAACAGTTAGCAAACAGTgttgtgtcctgtctgtctgaGCCCCCACTCCGTGTCTCTGTTGACTTTATGAGTGTCCTAACACACTTACCACGCCTGTCCATCCTGGTGGAGCAGAAAACAGCCTTCACTCCATCTTTATTCACGGCATATTTGTCTTGATGACAGCTGCACTAACAGCGTTAAAGCGTACGACACGAGGGCTGCTTTCAAAACATCCACGAGTGAACCCTGATGCTACGGGAAGTCACCTGGTCCAAAATTACAAcggtttctgtttttcatgggtTCGGTCTAGAGCGAAAAACACCTtcattggccctcgccactcacgaagtgatggcgaggggcattgttcttcctgggtttcttcttcttattattattttttttctccccctgggatcgcaattttcaccccctgaacgtcaacgaaaagtctcacatgggggtatcaaatcgaccggcttggcaaaaaattcaagaaaatatgcatcacaaaaatgacccacacacactggctcgacagcgccacctagaaaattcaaaattttaaaatgaattgggagccgacatgCATTTTTCGCCTTAGCTTGACGacattcacaccagtgatagagcttaTGGAgtcaagcaaaaaagccaatcatagtgcggccctaggacgaacaggaagtcggctatattgaatcgaaaattcgccaaatttttcgcagcgtgttttcaaaacgctactagtctcaggtttttggtccaaatgagctcagatttcacatgccacatccagacacatgggttttcaaaagttatccacgttttctccaaattccacacggttcgcccgtacgccgccaccgaaatatgccttcgtttcctgttttttcgatgtcctctcacgaccacaggcattgccctacagagctcacattcacatcacatatgcgagattggggcatgaatggaatgcaatattaattttaatcaaaatgaatactatagcgccccctaccataggggtgaaacgccaacattatcagattcctacgaaattcgggaaataaattgggggaatgacgtggaccaaaaaataatattacgggcataggtcatttttcacacttggccaccaggggcgcaaatactccaaaaaaaatcatttaaaaatgtctgacacgcacatgcattggtctacacagctcaaattcacatcacacgtgtgatatgaggatattaataaaatggattattaattgtaataaaaatgaacactatagcgccccctatcataggggtgaaacgccaatattatcggattcctacgaaattcggggaataaatcagtggcatcagaagaaacaaaaaattacattatggccatgagtcattttccacacttggccaccaggggcgcaaagactccaaataaaatcatttaaaaatgtctgacacgcacatgcattggtctacacagctcaaattcacatcacacgtgtgatatgagggttttaataaaatggattattaattgtaataaaaatgaacactatagcgccccctaccatatgggtgaaatgcaaacattatcggagtcctacgaaattcggggaataaatcggtggcatcagaagaaacaaaaaattacattatgccCATAAGTAATTTTCCatggttggccaccaggggcgcaaatacaaaaaaaaaatcattaaacaatttctgacacgcacatgcattggtctacacagctcaaattcacatcacatgtgtgatgtgagggtattaatggaatgcactattaattcttatctaaatgaacactataacgccccctacagtattggtaaaatacacaactttgtccgattggcatgaaacttggggagataattgtgggcattaaaaggggcaaaaaagtcaattacaccatacctgtattatgtacgtggttgccggtgcaaagccacagacccctctcatatagagtcagggccacacagcccagggccacactgcatattaacattgttcttcgttttttccgccaaaacaatcgcatttttcaccccctgaacattcacgaaaagtctcacatgggggtatagaatcgaccggctctgcaaaaaatttcataaaattggtgtcagcaaaatgtcccatgccccctgactcgacggcgccacctacaatttcacccctatgggagaggagcctggtttattttggaaaacacacacaaaaatcagaacagtgatagagaatggggggacaagcataaatgtgaattgaagcactgctctatgacagacaggaagtcggccattttggatcaaaaattcgccacttcattcgcagcgtgttttcaaaacgctactagtctcaggtttttggtccaaatgagctcagatttcacatgccacatccagacacatgggttttcaaaagttatccacgttttctccaaattccacacggttcgcccgtacgccgccaccgaactacgccttcgtttcctgttttttcgatgtcctctcacgaccacaggcattgccctacagagctcacattcacatcacatatgcgagattgtggcatgagtggaatgcaatattaattttaatcaaaatgaacactatagcgccccctaccataggggtgaaagggaaacattatcggattcttacgaaattcggggaataaatcagtggcatcacaagaaacaaaaaattacattatggccattagtcattttccacggttggccaccaggggtgcaaatactacaaaaaaaatcattaaaaaatgacttacacgcacatacatggttctagacagctgaaattctcatcacacatgtgatatcagggcattaatagaatgcactattaat harbors:
- the atp13a2 gene encoding cation-transporting ATPase 13A2 isoform X2, whose translation is MDARGYKWVRWRVWLCRVLALLTGGLLALLFYWRPRLGVLARGSPCPLAMADVLLIQDSGNKQHVVKVHTEEMEEGSWEMLGELDDNESRDTVQLYQQDQKTLLRYYILDGLRYVWLDRKESFVRVSILNEDWTCQDLHGFQKGLSPQEQIFRRRVYGSNLIDVPVKSYIQLLFEEVLNPFYIFQLASIILWMSDHYYYYAVCIIVISLISIGVSLYEIRKQSVTLHNMARLVVDVKIRKSSGEEQIVSSVDLVPGDCVLIPAEGLLLPCDAALLSGECLVNESMLTGESVPVLKTPLPAGDQRYNSETERRYTLFCGTQVIQGKGGGLEGSPAVAVVTSTGFFTAKGNLVSSILYPQDSDFRFNRDASKFLLFLGVIACMGTIYSILLFIKYNASLKDIFVRSLDIVTIVVPPALPAAITTATIYAQKRLKNLNVFCISPPRINISGKVSVFCFDKTGTLTEDGLDVWGIMEGNSVGFSELVPDPSLLHPGPMLSALACCHTLTLLHGNPVGDPLELKMVESTGWTLDEPLGNRHTTDSEFGGHRILAMMNPPSQKHTTALAIVRRFAFSSALQRMSVVTVTPGRQSVVAFLKGSPEMVASLCKEETVPAQFTTTLSKFSKDGLRVLALGYKPIALDMDLNTIQREEVEKDLHFLGLLMMKNLVKTETPGVINMLKLACLRTIMVTGDNILTAVNVAKNCGMIGSDERVIFVKASPHTPQSRPTLRYSLEDDGAAAQDNVEVITHGLYQSGYNYHLAINGKSFAALSDYFPEELPKVLMRTTVFARMAPNQKTQLVKELRKLKYRVGMCGDGANDCGALRAADVGISLSEAEASVASPFTSKIQNISCVPLLIREGRCSLVTSFSLFRYVAMYSLIQFCSVLILYTMRTNLADLQFLFFDLVLVTVLAIVMGKGGPSNALHTSRPPASLWSLPVLGSLLIHTLLIILGQTGVILFTRAQDWYVPLNGTTPGENNWPNIEDTSLFAVSGFQYIFMAVVVTKAHPHKKPLYHNGWFLILLVLFSGLMIWLVMYPLPFVRVLLSLYNVEDMSFKFVLVGFSALNFFTCLLMEMLIDLGLLNSLRLLRGRRQSKKPYKRLDSQLSESSSWPPLNQTLLPSHNIVRLLS
- the atp13a2 gene encoding cation-transporting ATPase 13A2 isoform X1 produces the protein MDRRGSRGEPPSELPTPCAHCPLLCPDSHMDARGYKWVRWRVWLCRVLALLTGGLLALLFYWRPRLGVLARGSPCPLAMADVLLIQDSGNKQHVVKVHTEEMEEGSWEMLGELDDNESRDTVQLYQQDQKTLLRYYILDGLRYVWLDRKESFVRVSILNEDWTCQDLHGFQKGLSPQEQIFRRRVYGSNLIDVPVKSYIQLLFEEVLNPFYIFQLASIILWMSDHYYYYAVCIIVISLISIGVSLYEIRKQSVTLHNMARLVVDVKIRKSSGEEQIVSSVDLVPGDCVLIPAEGLLLPCDAALLSGECLVNESMLTGESVPVLKTPLPAGDQRYNSETERRYTLFCGTQVIQGKGGGLEGSPAVAVVTSTGFFTAKGNLVSSILYPQDSDFRFNRDASKFLLFLGVIACMGTIYSILLFIKYNASLKDIFVRSLDIVTIVVPPALPAAITTATIYAQKRLKNLNVFCISPPRINISGKVSVFCFDKTGTLTEDGLDVWGIMEGNSVGFSELVPDPSLLHPGPMLSALACCHTLTLLHGNPVGDPLELKMVESTGWTLDEPLGNRHTTDSEFGGHRILAMMNPPSQKHTTALAIVRRFAFSSALQRMSVVTVTPGRQSVVAFLKGSPEMVASLCKEETVPAQFTTTLSKFSKDGLRVLALGYKPIALDMDLNTIQREEVEKDLHFLGLLMMKNLVKTETPGVINMLKLACLRTIMVTGDNILTAVNVAKNCGMIGSDERVIFVKASPHTPQSRPTLRYSLEDDGAAAQDNVEVITHGLYQSGYNYHLAINGKSFAALSDYFPEELPKVLMRTTVFARMAPNQKTQLVKELRKLKYRVGMCGDGANDCGALRAADVGISLSEAEASVASPFTSKIQNISCVPLLIREGRCSLVTSFSLFRYVAMYSLIQFCSVLILYTMRTNLADLQFLFFDLVLVTVLAIVMGKGGPSNALHTSRPPASLWSLPVLGSLLIHTLLIILGQTGVILFTRAQDWYVPLNGTTPGENNWPNIEDTSLFAVSGFQYIFMAVVVTKAHPHKKPLYHNGWFLILLVLFSGLMIWLVMYPLPFVRVLLSLYNVEDMSFKFVLVGFSALNFFTCLLMEMLIDLGLLNSLRLLRGRRQSKKPYKRLDSQLSESSSWPPLNQTLLPSHNIVRLLS